From a region of the Streptacidiphilus albus JL83 genome:
- a CDS encoding DDE-type integrase/transposase/recombinase has product MASQYEEEMRKRAERARLVGLFRYGVVQDALDPALSAKQRGVLVREIAALTHVGLDGEPVQVARGTLDRWIRSWRVGGFEALVPNAMRVAARTPAEVLELAAGLKRENPGRTAVQVARVLRAHSGWAPSERTLQRHFVRLGLDQLGQDRPKEVFGRFEASRPNELWVGDALHGPLVAGRKTILFAFLDDHSRAVMAARFGFVEDTVRLAVALRPALASRGVPEGVYLDNGSPFVDSWLMRACAVLGVKLVHSRPGRPEGRGKIERYFRTVRGQFLIETADLADRPADQAAAALAEMNRKFTAWVETEYHPRKHSETGQGPLARWQEGWEKGQGPRLPHPDLLREAFLWSEWRNVSKTATVRLQSNSYQVEPALAGRKVELVFDPFDLENIEVRHGSRSFGAATPFEIRRHSHPKARPELPPEQPAAATGVNYLALLDAAHQEQLAGRINYKALLHEDSDSDSDSDSDSEGDHRAG; this is encoded by the coding sequence GTGGCATCGCAGTACGAGGAAGAGATGCGCAAGCGCGCGGAGCGGGCCCGCCTGGTGGGTCTGTTCCGTTACGGGGTGGTCCAGGACGCGCTGGACCCGGCGCTGTCGGCCAAGCAGCGCGGAGTGCTGGTGCGCGAGATCGCCGCGTTGACCCATGTCGGCCTGGACGGGGAGCCGGTGCAGGTGGCGCGGGGCACCTTGGACCGGTGGATCCGCTCCTGGCGGGTGGGCGGCTTCGAGGCGCTGGTCCCGAACGCGATGCGGGTCGCGGCCAGGACGCCGGCCGAGGTGCTGGAGTTGGCGGCGGGCTTGAAGCGGGAGAACCCCGGGCGCACGGCGGTGCAGGTCGCGCGGGTGCTGCGGGCGCACTCGGGGTGGGCGCCCTCGGAGCGCACCTTGCAGCGGCACTTCGTGCGCCTGGGCCTGGACCAGCTCGGCCAGGACCGGCCGAAGGAGGTCTTCGGCCGGTTCGAGGCCTCGCGCCCGAACGAGCTGTGGGTCGGTGACGCATTGCACGGACCGCTGGTCGCCGGGCGCAAGACGATCCTGTTCGCGTTCCTGGACGACCACTCCCGGGCGGTGATGGCGGCCCGGTTCGGCTTCGTTGAGGACACCGTGCGCCTGGCGGTCGCGCTTCGTCCCGCGTTGGCGTCCCGGGGTGTCCCCGAAGGGGTCTATCTGGACAACGGGTCGCCGTTCGTGGACTCCTGGCTGATGCGGGCCTGCGCTGTCCTGGGGGTCAAGCTGGTCCACTCGCGACCCGGTCGACCGGAGGGCCGGGGCAAGATCGAACGCTATTTCCGCACGGTTCGGGGCCAGTTCCTGATCGAGACCGCAGACCTGGCCGACCGGCCCGCCGACCAGGCCGCAGCGGCATTGGCGGAGATGAACCGGAAGTTCACGGCCTGGGTGGAGACCGAGTACCACCCGCGCAAGCACTCCGAGACCGGTCAAGGACCACTCGCCCGCTGGCAGGAGGGCTGGGAGAAGGGCCAGGGCCCGCGGCTGCCGCATCCGGACCTGCTGCGGGAGGCGTTCTTGTGGTCCGAGTGGCGCAACGTGTCCAAGACTGCGACCGTGCGCCTGCAGTCCAACTCCTACCAGGTCGAACCCGCTCTGGCGGGACGCAAGGTCGAGCTGGTCTTCGACCCCTTCGACCTGGAGAACATCGAGGTCCGCCACGGGAGCCGCAGCTTCGGCGCCGCGACGCCCTTCGAGATCCGCCGCCACTCCCACCCCAAGGCCCGCCCCGAACTCCCACCCGAACAGCCCGCCGCCGCGACCGGGGTCAACTACCTCGCCCTGCTGGACGCCGCCCACCAGGAACAACTCGCCGGACGCATCAACTACAAGGCCCTCCTCCACGAAGACAGCGACAGCGACAGCGACAGCGACAGCGACAGCGAAGGGGATCACCGTGCCGGTTGA
- a CDS encoding caspase family protein, protein MSHYPKCPAWDRPGLAEAREKVIELFTGRLGYRHQTGLGLDPTRAQLTDQLRAFCKSPDRREDDLLAVYICGHGEVLDDGGDHVLLTCDTDPDDIAYTALPTVDLARAMLRDTKVRRLLLMLDTCYSGQGGNEMAAAALERIGAQWGQAAGSGLVVVSSAQPHQQALAGAFPTLLAQAVASRATAGHGPDTLAVSTVVQQMNDHPDRPAHQRITLALIGLTGEPPAFLANPRRSTRLTDVDLAVQQAAEFDEQAQLRDTELTRRLLVRAMANHGDTAQGWWFCGRRTALANLATWLRTPATATAAGAAVCRIVTAGPGSGKTAVLGLIAALSHPERRRTVPLHALDLDPGQVPDQGALDVAVYAQNLTDADVLHALAAAARVRATTVGELLEALDARRRDHKQPFTALIDALDEAATPDTLCTRILRPLTENSNGRIRLLLGTRPYLLDRLGIPPRHQPDDERIIDLDHPRYADPQALRAYTVRNLLEAHRTSPYRRHLDAALPVALAVAAAAGTSFLVARITAGTLAAADHVVPDPGDRQWQAGLPRLPGPAMREDLTRRLGTDAQRATDLLRPLAFAQGQGLPWEDIWAPLASAISGRAYSDEDLLWLARTAGSYAVEATESGRSAYRLYHQALAEYLREDIDPQAVHAAFTDLLTDRVPYRADATRDWSRAHPYTRTHLAAHATAAGRLDDILTDSEYLVHANPRSLTPHLHHARTEPARLNAAVYRTTLNLHATTTPAVRRQILALDAARAGAAPLRQQLNHAIPDHDWTPRWATGSGFSPALRNTLTDHTDDVSAVACTSLDGVPVAVTGSGEGTVRVWDLATGTLLGQPLTGHTDRVYAVACTILDGAPVAVAVAVTGGGEGTVRVWDLATGTPLGQPLTGHTSDVTAVACTILDGVPVAVTGSYDRTVRVWDLATGTLLGQPLTGHTSGVYAVACTSLDGVPVAVTGSSDRTVRVWDLATGTPLGPPLTGHTDIVYAVACTILDGAPVAVTGSSDRTVRVWDLATGTPLGQPLTGHTSDVTAVACTSLDGAPVAVTGSDDWTVRVWDLATGTPLGQPLTGHTDDVYAVACTILDGAPVAVAVAVAVAVAVAVAVAVAVAVAVAVTGGGEGTVRVWDLATGAPLGQPLTGHTSDVTAVACTSLDGAPVAVTGSNEGTVRVWDLATGTPLGPPLTGHTSDVTAVACTILDGVPVAVTGSWDQTVRVWNLRTGEPAGLIVAADAHALAITADGVLVVGMGHDVAVFTRRSHRQPR, encoded by the coding sequence GTGTCCCACTACCCCAAGTGCCCTGCCTGGGACCGGCCGGGGCTGGCAGAGGCCCGCGAGAAGGTCATCGAGCTGTTCACCGGCCGCCTGGGCTACCGGCATCAGACCGGGCTGGGCCTGGACCCCACCCGCGCGCAGCTGACGGACCAGCTGCGGGCGTTCTGCAAGTCGCCGGACCGTCGCGAGGACGACCTCCTGGCGGTCTACATCTGCGGCCACGGCGAGGTCCTGGACGACGGCGGCGACCACGTCCTGCTCACCTGCGACACCGACCCGGACGACATCGCCTACACCGCGCTGCCCACCGTGGACCTGGCCCGGGCGATGCTGCGCGACACCAAGGTGCGCCGGCTGCTGCTGATGCTGGACACCTGCTACTCCGGGCAGGGCGGCAACGAGATGGCCGCCGCCGCCCTGGAGCGCATCGGCGCCCAGTGGGGGCAGGCCGCCGGCTCCGGCCTGGTCGTCGTCTCCTCCGCCCAGCCGCACCAGCAGGCCCTGGCCGGGGCGTTCCCTACCCTGCTCGCGCAGGCGGTGGCCAGTCGGGCCACGGCCGGGCACGGCCCGGACACCCTGGCGGTGTCCACGGTGGTGCAGCAGATGAACGACCACCCCGACCGCCCCGCCCACCAGCGCATCACCCTGGCCCTGATCGGCCTGACCGGCGAGCCGCCCGCGTTCCTGGCCAACCCCCGCCGCAGCACCCGACTGACCGACGTGGACCTGGCCGTGCAGCAGGCCGCCGAATTCGACGAGCAGGCCCAGCTCCGCGACACCGAACTCACCCGGCGCCTGCTGGTCCGCGCCATGGCCAACCACGGCGACACCGCCCAGGGCTGGTGGTTCTGCGGCCGCCGCACCGCCCTGGCCAACCTCGCCACCTGGCTGCGCACCCCCGCCACCGCCACCGCCGCAGGCGCTGCGGTCTGCCGGATCGTCACCGCGGGCCCCGGCTCGGGCAAGACCGCCGTCCTGGGCCTGATCGCCGCCCTGTCCCACCCCGAACGCCGCCGCACCGTCCCCCTGCACGCCCTGGACCTGGACCCCGGCCAGGTACCCGACCAGGGCGCGCTGGACGTCGCCGTCTACGCCCAGAACCTGACCGACGCCGACGTCCTGCACGCCCTGGCCGCCGCCGCCCGCGTCCGTGCCACCACCGTCGGAGAACTCCTCGAAGCCCTCGACGCCCGCCGGCGCGACCACAAGCAGCCGTTCACCGCCCTGATCGACGCCCTGGACGAGGCCGCCACCCCCGACACCCTGTGCACCCGGATCCTGCGCCCCCTGACCGAAAACTCCAACGGCCGGATCCGCCTCCTGCTGGGCACCCGCCCCTACCTCCTGGACCGCCTCGGCATCCCACCGCGCCACCAGCCCGACGACGAAAGAATCATCGACCTCGACCACCCCCGCTACGCCGACCCGCAGGCACTGCGCGCCTACACCGTCCGCAACCTCCTCGAAGCCCACCGCACCTCCCCCTACCGACGCCACCTTGACGCGGCGCTCCCGGTCGCCCTCGCGGTCGCCGCCGCCGCCGGAACCTCGTTCCTCGTCGCCCGCATCACCGCGGGCACCCTCGCCGCAGCCGACCACGTCGTCCCCGACCCCGGTGACCGGCAGTGGCAGGCCGGTCTACCGCGCCTGCCCGGACCAGCCATGCGCGAGGACCTCACCCGCCGCCTCGGAACCGACGCCCAGCGCGCCACCGACCTCCTGCGCCCCCTGGCGTTCGCCCAGGGCCAGGGCCTGCCCTGGGAGGACATCTGGGCGCCCCTGGCCTCCGCGATCTCCGGCCGCGCCTACAGCGACGAGGACCTGCTGTGGCTGGCCCGCACCGCGGGCTCCTACGCCGTGGAGGCCACCGAGTCCGGCCGCTCCGCCTACCGCCTCTACCACCAGGCCCTGGCCGAGTACCTGCGCGAGGACATTGATCCGCAGGCGGTGCACGCCGCGTTCACCGACCTGCTGACCGACCGCGTGCCCTACCGCGCCGACGCCACCCGCGACTGGTCCCGCGCACACCCCTACACCCGCACCCACCTCGCCGCCCACGCCACCGCGGCCGGACGCCTCGACGACATCCTCACCGACTCCGAGTACCTCGTCCACGCCAACCCCCGCTCACTGACCCCCCACCTGCACCACGCCCGTACCGAACCCGCCCGCCTCAACGCAGCCGTCTACCGCACCACCCTCAACCTCCACGCCACCACCACCCCGGCCGTGCGCCGCCAGATCCTCGCCCTCGACGCCGCCCGCGCCGGCGCCGCACCCCTACGGCAGCAACTGAACCACGCCATCCCCGACCACGACTGGACACCCCGCTGGGCCACGGGCAGCGGCTTCTCCCCCGCACTTCGCAACACCCTCACCGACCACACCGACGATGTGTCCGCGGTGGCGTGCACGAGCCTGGACGGCGTCCCCGTCGCCGTCACCGGCAGCGGCGAGGGGACGGTGCGGGTGTGGGACTTGGCCACCGGCACCCTCCTCGGCCAACCCCTCACCGGCCACACCGACCGCGTGTACGCGGTGGCGTGCACGATCCTGGACGGTGCCCCCGTCGCCGTCGCCGTCGCCGTCACCGGCGGCGGCGAGGGGACGGTGCGGGTGTGGGACCTGGCCACCGGCACCCCCCTCGGCCAACCCCTCACCGGCCACACCAGCGATGTGACGGCGGTGGCGTGCACGATCCTGGACGGCGTCCCCGTCGCCGTCACCGGCAGCTATGACCGGACGGTGCGGGTGTGGGACCTGGCCACCGGCACCCTCCTCGGCCAACCCCTCACCGGCCACACCAGCGGCGTGTACGCGGTGGCGTGCACGAGTCTGGACGGCGTCCCCGTCGCCGTCACCGGCAGCTCCGACCGGACGGTGCGGGTGTGGGACCTGGCCACCGGCACCCCCCTCGGCCCACCCCTCACCGGCCACACCGACATCGTGTACGCGGTGGCGTGCACGATCCTGGACGGTGCCCCCGTCGCCGTCACCGGCAGCTCCGACCGGACGGTGCGGGTGTGGGACCTGGCCACCGGCACCCCCCTCGGCCAACCCCTCACCGGCCACACCAGCGATGTGACGGCGGTGGCGTGCACGAGTCTGGACGGTGCCCCCGTCGCCGTCACCGGCAGCGACGACTGGACGGTGCGGGTGTGGGACCTGGCCACCGGCACCCCCCTCGGCCAACCCCTCACCGGCCACACCGACGACGTGTACGCGGTGGCGTGCACGATCCTGGACGGTGCCCCCGTCGCCGTCGCCGTCGCCGTCGCCGTCGCCGTCGCCGTCGCCGTCGCCGTCGCCGTCGCCGTCGCCGTCGCCGTCGCCGTCACCGGCGGCGGCGAGGGGACGGTGCGGGTGTGGGACCTGGCCACCGGCGCGCCCCTCGGCCAACCCCTCACCGGCCACACCAGCGATGTGACGGCGGTGGCGTGCACGAGCCTGGACGGCGCCCCCGTCGCCGTCACCGGCAGCAACGAGGGGACGGTGCGGGTGTGGGACCTGGCCACCGGCACCCCCCTCGGCCCACCCCTCACCGGCCACACCAGCGATGTGACGGCGGTGGCGTGCACGATCCTGGACGGCGTTCCCGTCGCCGTCACCGGCAGCTGGGACCAGACGGTGCGGGTGTGGAACCTACGGACAGGTGAACCCGCGGGACTCATCGTCGCAGCCGACGCTCACGCGCTCGCCATCACCGCGGACGGAGTTCTTGTCGTGGGGATGGGCCATGATGTGGCGGTCTTCACGCGGCGCTCGCACCGCCAGCCGCGCTGA
- a CDS encoding lipase family protein, translating into MARVVAVHGVGQQLSGEATLLKEWRPALVDGLRRAGASGATAEPDVAVAFYGDVFRPAGELLAVGDPRYTAADVAAGFEEELLLAWWRAAAGSDPAVVAPEADTLVAVPGSVQAALRALSGSRFFAGVALRAMVFDLKQVRRYLLDPHVRARARARVLGAIGADTRVVVAHSLGSVVAYEALCALPGHGVRALVTLGSPLGIANLVLHRLDPAPSRWPGGGRGGVLRGVWPGGGELVWTNIADEGDVVALVKDLRPAFGEAVRSVRVHNGAHAHDATAYLTDALCGQAIAAGLA; encoded by the coding sequence GTGGCGCGTGTGGTGGCGGTGCACGGGGTCGGCCAGCAGTTGTCCGGGGAGGCCACGTTGCTGAAGGAGTGGCGGCCCGCGCTGGTGGACGGGCTGCGCCGCGCCGGCGCTAGTGGTGCCACGGCTGAGCCGGATGTGGCGGTGGCGTTCTACGGGGACGTGTTCCGCCCGGCGGGCGAGCTGCTGGCGGTCGGGGATCCGCGCTACACGGCTGCCGATGTCGCGGCGGGCTTCGAGGAGGAGCTGCTGCTGGCGTGGTGGCGTGCGGCGGCCGGGAGTGATCCGGCGGTGGTGGCGCCGGAGGCGGACACGCTGGTCGCGGTGCCGGGGTCGGTGCAGGCGGCGTTGCGGGCGCTGTCGGGGTCGCGGTTCTTCGCGGGGGTGGCGCTGCGGGCGATGGTCTTCGACCTGAAGCAGGTCCGCCGCTACCTGCTGGACCCCCATGTCCGTGCCCGGGCCCGGGCGCGGGTGCTGGGGGCGATCGGCGCGGACACCCGGGTGGTGGTGGCGCACTCCCTGGGTTCGGTGGTCGCCTACGAGGCGCTGTGCGCGCTGCCCGGGCACGGCGTGCGGGCGCTGGTGACCCTCGGTTCCCCGCTGGGGATAGCGAACCTGGTCCTGCACCGGCTGGATCCCGCGCCCTCGCGCTGGCCGGGTGGGGGCAGGGGCGGTGTGCTGCGCGGGGTGTGGCCCGGTGGCGGGGAGCTGGTGTGGACGAACATCGCGGACGAGGGCGATGTGGTCGCGCTGGTGAAGGATCTGCGTCCGGCCTTCGGTGAGGCGGTGCGCTCGGTGCGGGTGCACAACGGTGCGCACGCGCACGACGCGACCGCCTACCTGACCGATGCGCTGTGCGGGCAGGCGATCGCGGCCGGCCTGGCGTGA
- a CDS encoding CU044_2847 family protein — protein MGENRTHILDVPVEGGGRLLVEVSDEDLPDGLDLAAAPPGEVVARAGASLESSLGHLTPALTSLSTKLRALRPDSVTIEFGIALSAEVGVVVAKGSSEVHFAVTLSWQAASDPPGIDAS, from the coding sequence ATGGGGGAAAATAGGACTCACATACTTGATGTGCCAGTGGAGGGCGGCGGCCGCCTCCTCGTCGAGGTGTCGGATGAGGATCTTCCTGACGGCCTCGATCTTGCGGCGGCCCCGCCTGGCGAAGTGGTAGCCCGAGCAGGCGCATCGTTGGAAAGCTCGCTTGGGCATCTCACGCCCGCACTCACGTCTCTGAGCACCAAGCTGCGGGCACTCAGACCTGACTCTGTCACCATCGAGTTCGGGATCGCGCTCAGTGCCGAGGTCGGAGTCGTCGTGGCCAAGGGCAGCAGCGAGGTGCACTTCGCAGTAACGCTCTCCTGGCAAGCTGCTTCGGACCCCCCAGGGATTGACGCGTCGTGA
- a CDS encoding WD40 repeat domain-containing protein, with product MTNPNASILRILTLSGTVVGVGALIGEREVVTCAHVINAALERDPRDQDVPADIIELSFPLIANAMRRQARIIRWFPPTPSGVAGDDLAVLQLIDALPRGAAPVSIDPTAPSSGRVVDVFGYPGVPPRPDGAWVAAVVRGLVGGGRLQLDGGEGSALRVQPGFSGSPVIDRASGGFIGLLVAAPQGRSGDRDSYAISASRIRTLLTTGSGSPIRVRVPVSATLVGHTDAVISVAFSGDGTTLATGGADGTVRLWDTGTGAAVDTFSDHSSAVSSVAFLLDGGLLASGCADGSVQLWNLVICAGYTVTADSDAWSRSFIPGEDGTASISTFQGSTAGVWSVAFSPNGTTFAIGLRDGSVLVRDIAIDSSLVLADQTDEALSVAFSPDGKTVALCGRDGIPRMRHISVDNTGASDSSACLWAASAAALGGSVAVFTRSVNSVAFSPDGKVLASGGADGTVRLWNMTTGGLTDTFTDHASAINTLAFSPDGTILASGSDDNTVRLRSLW from the coding sequence GTGACGAACCCGAACGCTTCCATCCTCCGGATCTTGACACTCTCGGGCACGGTCGTCGGGGTCGGAGCGCTGATTGGCGAGCGAGAGGTGGTCACCTGCGCACACGTGATCAACGCAGCGCTCGAACGCGATCCCCGAGACCAGGACGTCCCGGCCGACATCATCGAGCTCTCCTTTCCCTTGATCGCAAACGCGATGCGGCGGCAGGCACGCATCATTCGGTGGTTTCCGCCGACGCCAAGTGGGGTCGCAGGCGACGACCTTGCCGTATTGCAGCTCATTGACGCGTTACCGCGGGGTGCGGCGCCAGTCAGCATCGACCCAACCGCACCCAGTTCGGGCCGCGTCGTCGATGTCTTTGGCTACCCCGGTGTCCCTCCAAGGCCAGACGGGGCCTGGGTCGCGGCTGTGGTGCGAGGCTTGGTCGGCGGCGGCAGGCTCCAACTCGACGGCGGCGAGGGGTCAGCGCTACGGGTGCAGCCCGGCTTCAGCGGCAGCCCGGTCATTGACCGGGCGAGCGGTGGCTTCATCGGCCTGCTTGTGGCGGCGCCGCAGGGCCGTTCAGGCGATAGAGACAGCTATGCCATCTCTGCCAGCCGCATCAGGACTCTGTTGACGACCGGATCGGGTTCCCCCATTCGGGTTCGTGTGCCGGTCTCCGCCACCCTTGTGGGCCACACTGATGCTGTTATCTCGGTGGCATTCAGCGGCGACGGCACGACGCTCGCCACCGGCGGTGCGGACGGCACGGTCCGGCTATGGGACACCGGCACTGGTGCTGCCGTCGACACCTTCAGCGACCATAGCTCCGCAGTGAGCTCCGTGGCTTTCCTCCTGGACGGTGGATTGCTCGCGAGCGGCTGCGCGGACGGATCCGTCCAACTATGGAATCTTGTTATCTGCGCCGGTTACACGGTGACTGCCGACAGCGACGCGTGGTCGAGATCGTTCATCCCCGGCGAGGATGGCACCGCCAGTATCTCCACATTCCAAGGCAGCACTGCTGGTGTGTGGTCAGTGGCATTTAGCCCTAACGGTACGACCTTTGCCATCGGGCTCCGAGACGGGAGTGTCCTGGTACGGGATATCGCCATCGACTCCAGCCTTGTCCTCGCCGACCAGACCGACGAGGCGTTGTCGGTGGCGTTTAGCCCTGACGGCAAAACTGTCGCGCTCTGTGGCCGGGACGGTATCCCCCGGATGAGACATATTTCCGTCGACAACACCGGTGCCAGCGACAGTTCGGCCTGCCTATGGGCAGCCTCGGCTGCTGCCCTTGGTGGGAGCGTCGCAGTTTTCACCAGGAGTGTGAACTCAGTGGCATTCAGTCCAGATGGCAAGGTCCTCGCCAGCGGCGGAGCCGATGGAACCGTGCGGTTGTGGAACATGACTACCGGCGGTCTGACCGATACATTCACGGACCACGCCAGCGCGATAAACACCCTGGCATTCAGCCCTGATGGCACGATCCTGGCCAGCGGCAGCGACGACAACACTGTCCGGCTACGGAGCCTTTGGTAA
- a CDS encoding IS5 family transposase: protein MVDPLDSRGSSHVSSPLDATTEALTSWHCLVDAVRYLVDNGVKWRNLPADYPGWRAVYDFFRRWRRHGYIRELHQRLRRTERERQGRLPEPSAGIIDSQSVDGSETCPASSRGYDGGKSRDGRKRHILTDTGGLLLEVTVTPANVHDSKAAPELLEAFMAEPGRLLELVWVDSAYQGQELADAFAAHGVEVVVVKRTDGTKGFKVLARRWVVERTLGWLSRSRRLNRDHERRPDHHVQMVWWAATITLVRRMAGQRPHWPEFRPHRLAAPGPARG, encoded by the coding sequence TTGGTCGATCCCCTGGATAGCAGAGGCTCCTCCCATGTCTCGTCCCCCCTTGACGCCACCACCGAAGCCTTAACTTCGTGGCATTGCCTGGTCGACGCGGTACGGTACCTGGTCGACAACGGCGTCAAGTGGCGCAACCTGCCCGCGGACTACCCTGGGTGGCGGGCGGTCTACGACTTCTTCCGCCGCTGGCGCCGCCACGGCTACATTCGCGAGCTCCACCAGCGCCTACGCCGCACCGAGCGCGAGCGGCAGGGACGCCTCCCGGAGCCGAGCGCGGGCATCATCGACTCCCAGTCCGTGGACGGCTCGGAGACCTGCCCGGCCTCCTCACGCGGCTACGACGGCGGAAAATCCCGGGACGGCCGCAAGCGCCACATCCTCACCGACACCGGCGGACTGCTGCTGGAGGTCACCGTCACCCCCGCCAACGTTCACGACTCCAAGGCCGCCCCCGAACTGCTCGAAGCGTTCATGGCCGAGCCCGGGCGGCTCCTCGAACTCGTCTGGGTGGACTCCGCCTACCAGGGCCAGGAACTGGCCGACGCCTTCGCCGCGCACGGGGTGGAGGTGGTGGTGGTCAAGCGCACCGACGGGACCAAGGGGTTCAAGGTGCTGGCGCGCCGCTGGGTGGTGGAGCGGACCTTGGGCTGGCTGTCGCGCTCACGGCGCCTGAACCGCGACCACGAGCGCCGCCCCGACCACCACGTGCAGATGGTGTGGTGGGCCGCCACGATCACCCTCGTGCGGCGGATGGCCGGCCAGCGCCCGCACTGGCCCGAGTTCCGCCCGCACCGGCTGGCGGCACCAGGCCCTGCGCGGGGATGA
- a CDS encoding IS4 family transposase — translation MAKSVTGGTDVFAPGHIGELTQVIPPELVDAVLDETGAREHRLRSLPSRVGVYLVLALGLFEHLGTGLVWGKLTSGLDARTPHPSEKALRDLRRRVGVAPLKRLFDVLAGPLAQPSTPGVRYRRWRTVAFDGCGSLNVPDHERNRSWLGRTQRRHGPAGYPRLMLMTLCETGTRGLIAAVFGSASKGETDYAHDLVGHLTTDMLLLADRAFDSNELLADITAQGAEFLIRATSTRRPPVLALLPDGSYLTRIGGLRLRVIEAEIRSRTADSGDFGGTYRLLTTLKDHRTDPADHLVRLYHERWEIEITYLALRHTLLKGRVLRSKDPVGLSQEMWGLLTLYQALRSVMVTAVETMPGCDPDRAGFTVALEAARDTIVSLVGTTAAAGPGSRPDLVGYIGAHVLRALLPKRRMRLSARIVKCGTSRYAVWNRDGRPRDSTRITAIEITVHPPTLPSAQDLSPTLSGRWGQVCQILAANANQAMHTRDIAQRLGLATTGHRLKGFTAQLCYWARNGRLIRTAPNTYKITLPDTLTPPPKP, via the coding sequence GTGGCCAAGTCTGTCACGGGCGGGACCGACGTGTTCGCGCCTGGTCATATCGGTGAGTTGACGCAGGTCATCCCACCCGAGTTGGTGGACGCGGTACTGGACGAGACGGGGGCTCGCGAGCATCGGCTGCGGAGCCTCCCGTCTCGTGTCGGGGTGTACCTGGTGCTCGCGCTTGGGCTGTTCGAGCATCTGGGCACCGGACTGGTGTGGGGCAAACTCACGTCCGGACTGGACGCCCGGACGCCGCATCCCTCTGAGAAGGCGCTTCGTGATCTGCGCCGGCGGGTCGGCGTGGCTCCGCTCAAGCGGCTGTTCGACGTCCTGGCCGGCCCGCTGGCCCAGCCGTCCACGCCTGGAGTGCGATACCGCCGATGGCGCACGGTCGCCTTCGACGGATGCGGAAGCCTGAACGTCCCCGACCACGAGCGCAACCGGTCCTGGCTCGGCCGCACCCAGCGCCGCCACGGCCCAGCGGGCTACCCCCGGCTGATGCTCATGACCCTGTGCGAAACCGGCACTCGAGGCCTGATCGCCGCCGTCTTCGGCTCCGCCTCGAAAGGCGAGACCGACTACGCCCACGACCTCGTCGGCCACCTGACCACGGACATGCTCTTGCTCGCGGACCGCGCCTTCGACAGCAACGAACTGCTCGCTGATATCACGGCTCAGGGAGCGGAGTTCCTGATTCGCGCGACCAGCACCCGGCGACCACCGGTACTGGCGCTGCTGCCCGACGGTTCCTATCTCACCCGGATCGGTGGTCTCAGGCTGCGGGTGATCGAAGCCGAGATCCGATCCCGGACTGCCGACAGCGGCGACTTCGGCGGGACCTACCGCCTGCTGACCACGCTCAAAGACCACCGCACCGATCCAGCCGACCACCTGGTGCGTCTCTACCACGAACGCTGGGAGATCGAGATCACCTACCTGGCGCTACGTCATACCCTGCTCAAGGGCCGGGTTCTGCGGTCGAAGGACCCGGTGGGCCTCAGCCAGGAGATGTGGGGACTACTCACCCTCTATCAGGCCCTGCGCTCGGTGATGGTGACCGCAGTGGAGACGATGCCCGGCTGCGATCCCGACCGGGCCGGCTTCACCGTCGCCCTGGAGGCCGCCCGCGACACGATCGTCAGCCTCGTCGGGACGACCGCGGCCGCAGGCCCCGGCAGCCGCCCCGACCTGGTCGGATACATCGGCGCTCATGTCCTGCGCGCACTGCTTCCCAAACGCCGGATGCGGCTGTCCGCCCGCATCGTCAAGTGCGGAACCTCCCGATACGCCGTCTGGAACCGCGACGGACGCCCACGCGACAGCACCCGGATCACTGCTATCGAGATCACCGTGCACCCACCCACCCTGCCAAGCGCGCAGGACTTGAGCCCGACCCTCTCCGGACGCTGGGGCCAGGTCTGCCAAATCCTGGCCGCGAACGCCAACCAAGCCATGCACACCCGCGACATCGCACAGCGCCTCGGCCTCGCGACCACAGGACACCGACTCAAGGGCTTCACCGCACAACTCTGCTACTGGGCCCGCAACGGCCGGCTCATCCGCACCGCGCCGAACACGTACAAGATCACCCTTCCTGACACCTTGACGCCACCACCGAAGCCTTAA